AGGCGCTCTAGCCAACTGAGCTAATCCCCCATATTACGTTTCACTTCAATTATTAATTAAAAATTAATAATTAATAATTATGATGTAGTCCTGCGCAGATTTGAACTGCGGACCCCTACATTATCAGTGTAGTGCTCTAACCAACTGAGCTACAGGACTGTAATTACCTATACGCTTAGCGGTGTAAACACCCTAACGCTATGGGTTATGGTATGATTTATTTGTTGAAAACGAATAAAAAAGCTAGGAAATAGTCAAACAATTCCTCACCTAATTCACTAAACATTTGTCGATACTCCACACTCCAGAAAGGAGGTGTTCCAGCCACACCTTCCGGTACGGCTACCTTGTTACGACTTAGCCCCAGTTACCAATTTTACCCTAGGTCGATCCTTGCGGTTACGAACTTCAGGTCCCCTCGGCTTCCATGGCTTGACGGGCGGTGTGTACAAGGCCCGGGAACGTATTCACCGCATCGTTGCTGATATGCGATTACTAGCGAATCCAACTTCACGGAGTCGAGTTGCAGACTCCGATCCGAACTGAGACCGACTTTAGAGATTAGCATCCAGTCACCTGGTAGCTGCCCTTTGTATCGGCCATTGTAACACGTGTGTAGCCCTGGACGTAAGGGCCGTGCTGATTTGACGTCATCCCCACCTTCCTCTCACCTTACGGTGGCAGTCTCGCTAGAGTCCTCAGCATTACCTGTTAGCAACTAACGATAGGGGTTGCGCTCGTTATGGGACTTAACCCGACACCTCACGGCACGAGCTGACGACAACCATGCAGCACCTTGTAGTTTGCTCCGAAGAGAAAGCCTATTTCTAAGCCGTTCAAACTGCATTTAAGTCCAGGTAAGGTTCCTCGCGTATCATCGAATTAAACCACATGTTCCTCCGCTTGTGCGGGCCCCCGTCAATTCCTTTGAGTTTCATTGTTGCCAACGTACTCCCCAGGTGGATTACTTAATGCTTTCGCTCAGTCACGCACTGTGTATCGTGCACAACGAGTAATCATCGTTTACGGCGTGGACTACCAGGGTATCTAATCCTGTTCGCTCCCCACGCTTTCGTCCATCAGCGTCAATGTTAGCTTAGTGAGCTGCCTTCGCAATCGGTGTTCTACGTTATATCTATGCATTTCACCGCTACATAACGTATTCCGCCCACCTCAACTAAATTCAAGACAACCAGTATCAATGGCAGTTTCAGAGTTGAGCTCTGAGATTTCACCACTGACTTAATCGCCCGCCTACGGACCCTTTAAACCCAATAAATCCGGATAACGCTCGAATCCTCCGTATTACCGCGGCTGCTGGCACGGAGTTAGCCGATCCTTATTCATACAGTACCTTCAAACAAATACACGTATCTGCAATTATTCCTGTAAAAAAGCAGTTTACAACCCATAGGGCCGTCATCCTGCACGCGACATGGCTGGTTCAGGCTTTCGCCCATTGACCAATATTCCTCACTGCTGCCTCCCGTAGGAGTCTGGTCCGTGTCTCAGTACCAGTGTGGGGGACTATCCTCTCAGACCCCCTAAGCATCATCGTCTTGGTAAGCCGTTACCTTACCAACTAACTAATGCTACGCATGCCCATCTTGTACCTCCGTAGATTTAATAATTAATTCATGCGAATAAATCATATTATGCGGTATTAATCCGGATTTCTCCGGGCTATCCCCCTGTACAAGGTAGGTTGCATACGCGTTACTCACCCGTGCGCCGGTCGTCATCTACTGCAAGCAGTAATGTTACCCCTCGACTTGCATGTGTTAGGCCTGTCGCTAGCGTTCATCCTGAGCCAGGATCAAACTCTTCGTTGTATAAAAGTTTTTATTTAATTCTGCTCGTTGGATGTATCAAAGTTTTCGTAAATTTTATTGACAAGGTTTTATTCTTGTATTTTACCTAACTTTTTTCGTTTTCAGTATTTTCAAAGAACGCTTTCGTTCTGTTTTTTTCCTTTCATTATCACTCAAAAACCTGAGCGGAAAAGCGAGTGCAAAGATAACAGGTTTTTATTTCTAAATCCAAATAAAAATTGAAATATTTTTTAAAAAATTTCGAAGACCAAAACCTCAAATCTTACAACCCCAGAATGTCTTTTTTTTCAACTAACCCCCTTGGATTAGCGGCTGCAAAGATAAACACTTTTTATTTAATCTTGCAAATGTTTTTTGAACTTTTTTTGAACTCAAAATCTTATTAAAGTCTTATAAATACTAGTACTCCATAAGATTTTCTCGCTCCAAAAGCGGCTGCAAAGATAAAGAATTTATTTCCTAATCTCCAAATCCTAATTCAAAAAAATTTTAAAATTTATTTTTCGAGTTTTAAATTCATCAATTCTGACTCCATTTCTTCAAAACTCTAATGCATTACCTTTGTAAAGCGAGTGCAAAGATAAGCTTAAGTTTTACTCTTTTCCAAATCAAATTGCATTTTTTCTTAAATCAAATCGATATAAAACTGAATATCAGCAACTAATTTTTTATTTTAAAATGGAAATATAAATTACAACATTATTGTGAGAAAGTCCAGACTATTATAAAAGATTTTTTTGAATTGTCCTACGTTCAAGATCAAAGGAAAGATTGGGTATCTGATTCTCAAGATCTTCCATTTTTCTATAAGTGTTTGCCAGAAATTTTTGATGAGATTCTGAATGAGGATTAAAAGGTCTATGACCTGCAGCGGAAATTATTTTTTTAATTTTTTTCATCTGCACTAAAGTTTCATCATCAAGAAATGTATTGATAAAACGAGACCAAATATAATTAACTGCAGTTGAATTTAAATGTATCATATCCTCATCGTAGAATCTATAATCTCTGAGCTCATCCATTACAATTTCGTAGGAAGGGAAATAGGAGACATGATCGAAAAGTTGAACCAACTGTTCCACAGCCAGCAATAATGTAGCCTTACTTAACTGATTACCATTTGCTCCATCTTTCCAATGACGAATAGGACTAATTGTAAAAATGATTTTTAAGTGTGGATTAAATAGAGATAATGATAATATTAATTCTTTATACAGTTTAACTATTTCGTCAACATTAAGACGATATCGGTGAAAACTACTTGCCAATTGCTTGTGACAATTTGAGACTACAAGACCTGAGTCAATCAACTCATAAACCCAAGAAGTACCAAAAGTTATGCATAAAATATCGGCACCAGCTAAATCAAGAGAAGCAGATTGTCGTTTAGAATTAATATTCTCTAAACAATCTTCGAGCTTATTATTAGAGAAACTTCCGTGATGATAGTAACTGAAATACAAATTATTTGCAAAATTTAAATTTTCTTCAGTAAATATTTTATTTTCTATTAAAAACTTAATGCAATTAGCAACGCTAAACGGATTATAAACAATACCAAATGGATTTACCGAAATATTAAATTTATTTTTATTGAGAATACTTCCAATATTTTCGACAAAACATGAACCTAACATTAAAATTTTGGAATGATAGGAAATTTTAAAATCTGATTTTGGAATTTCAATCTGCGTTCTAAACTGATCCATATTTTATTAGTTAGGCGTGGGAATTCAAAACTTTATTCATCCATTTACAAATGTAATGAAACACTTCGATACTAAAAGTCTCGTTGTGTAATTCATGAAACCCACCTTTCCACATCTTAAATTTACAATTCTCTTTATTATTATTTGCAAAAAGTTCGCTGGCTTTTGGTTCGGTAATTTGGTCATCAGTACCATGAAGCAAGAGTAATGGTTTATTAATTTTTTGCTTACAATTTAAAACCTGATAACCCGCATCGTAGGCGCTAACAAATAGTCGAAATGAAATTTTATAATGCACTAATTCATCTTTATCATATCGTTTGGAAATTTCCTTATCGTGAGAAAGTAAATTTGAGTCGAATTTTGTTTCAATACACAATTTTGGTAATAGATAATTAAAAAAACGTATGAATGGTATAATAATTTTAGGTGGAGATGCCTGAGATATTATCCAGGGTGAGGTAGATATTACACCTATGTAATTTGAATTATTTTTTAACAAATGGTTTAAAACTTCACCTCCTCCCATGCTATGTCCGTATAAAAATTGTGGGATTTCAGGAAATTTGTTACTTGCTTCGGATAAAACATAATCGATATCTTTCATAAAATCATCGTAAAAAGAAATAACACCACGTTTACCGGATGACAAACCGTGGCCACGTTGATCGTAAGCGAATACAGCAAATCCTGAATTAACAAATTGTTCTGCCCAATTATGGTATCGCGAACTGTGCTCTCCAATTCCATGAACTAAAATTAGAATAGCCTTAACCTCTTTTTCAGGACTCCATGATTGCACAAAAAGATTGGTATTATCGAAAGAATTGATATGAAACTTGTTATAAATCATTATTTAAAACATTAAATCGAAACTAATAATTCATAAATGTAAGAAGAAAACAATTGTATAAACAACAATTAAAGAAGGAGTACTTACTTATGAATTTAAAAAATCGAGATTTCTTTTTATTCCTTTGTACTTTGTTCTTTTAACAGCCGATTTTTTAAATATCTCACTAAATTTATGACCATCTAATTCATTCCACTCTTGATGCGTAAGAGACAATAGTTCTGGATTTGGTTCAAATTCGGGAACATTATGAGTTTTTGCCATGCGGTTCCATGGACAAACATCCTGGCAGATATCACAACCAAAAACTCTATTTTTAAATTTTCCTTTTAGTTCTTCAGGAATATCTCCTTTAAGTTCTATTGTATAATATGAAATACATTTACTGCCATTTACAACGTGAGGTTCTGTTATAGCTCCTGTTGGACAAGAACGTATACATCGGTTGCATCCTCCACAGAAATCCTGATATTCCGGATTTTCATACTCGAGATCCATATCAACAAAAAGTTCACCTAGAAATAAAAAAGAACCTATTTTTCGGTTAATTAAAAGGGAATTTTTCCCAATCCAGCCTAAACCAGCTTTTTTTGCCAAGGCATGCTCGAGCACTGGAGCCGAATCGACAAAAGCACGACCCGAAACTTCACCAATCTCGTTATTTATGTATTCCAAGAGTTTATTTAATCGATCTTTTAACACAAAATGATAGTCTTTTCCGTAAGCATATTTTGCAATTACTGGAGCCTGCGGATCTTCCTGCTGTTGTTTTGGGTAATAATTTAATGCAACAACGATTATTGATTTTGTATTTTCTACCAGCAAACGGGGATCGAGGCGTTTTTCTATATTATTGGCCATATATCCCATTTCACCATGATATCCTTTTTTTAGCCATGATAAGAAATTTTCTTTTTCGCCACTTAGAAAATCGGCCTTAACAATTCCACATAAATCGAGTCCAAGCTCAAGAGCTTTTGATTTTATAAGGTTCGATTTTGCTTTTAGTGTAAGGTTCATAATGTGAATATAATCATTTTGAAACGATGCAAGCTTCCATTTTTCAATTCAGAGAAAGAAAAGAACAACTGCATAGCTCTGCATAAAAAAAGGACTGCTAAAAAAACAGTCCTTTGATATTTTATAGAAAACCCAATTCGAGTTTTGCTTCTTCAGTCATCATATCCTTATCCCAGGGCGGATCGAAAGTTAAAACCACTGTAACATCTTCGATCATAGGTAATGCTTTTGTTTTTTCATTTACCTCTTCGAGAATCTGATCGGCCATTGGACAATTAGGGGCTGTAAGAGTCATAAGTATTTTTACCTCATCTTCTTCATACACATCAATTTCGTAGATCAATCCCAGGTCGTATATATTCACTGGAATTTCAGGATCATAAATCGTTTTTAAAACCTCAACAATTATAGCTTCTGTCTCCTTTTTTCCCATATCACACTATTTATTTACGTGATTAAAAGCAATTCCGTACATTTTTATTTGCTTCACCATAGAAACCAAACCATTTGATCTTGTTGGTGATAAATGCTGTTTTAATCCTATTTCATCAATAAATTTAAGATCGGCATTCATAATATCCTCAGGCGACTGATTATTGAAAACACGAATTAACAAAGCTGCAATACCTTTAACAATTATTGCATCGCTATCAGCTTCAAGCTTTACAATGCCATTATCGAGCCGCGCATTAAACCATACTTTCGACTGACAACCTTTAATTAAGTTATTATCGGTTTGATGTTCTTTATCTAATCCAGACAATTCGGTTCCTAATTCAATTAAATAGGCATATTTATCCATCCAATCGTCGAATCCTGAAAACTCTTCAATAATTTCTTCCTGAATTTCGTTTATTGTCATCTTACTCTTTTCTTATTGTATTCTTAAAAATCGGCTCAATGTACAAACATTTTACAAACTTTCAAGATTCCGTTGTACAGTGCATCTATTTCTTCAATGGTATTGTAAAAAGAAAATGAGGCACGAACTGTTCCATCAATTCCAAAATGTTGCATTACAGGTTCTGTGCAATGAGTTCCTGTTCTAACGGCTATTCCCATCTGATCCAACAGCATGCCCATGTCGTAAAAATGAATTCCTTCTACTAAAAATGAGATTACCGATGTTTTATTCCCGGCTGTTCCGTATATTTTTAATCCATCGATAGACAAAAGCTTTTTTGTTGCATAATTCAACAAATCCTGTTCGTAAGCATCAATATTTTCTATACCTATATTTTCAACATACTCAATTGCTGCACCCAGACCAATTGCATCAATATAATTTGGAGTTCCTGCTTCGAATTTAAAAGGCAATTCGTTGTAAGTGGTTTCTTCGAAACGCACTTCCTTAATCATTTCGCCTCCACCTTGCCATGGCGGCATTTCATTTAACAACTCTTCTTTTCCGTACAAAACGCCAATACCAGTTGGTCCGTAAAGTTTATGTCCCGAAAAAACCAGAAAATCAGCATCTAATTCCTGAACATCGATTTTTTTGTGCTGCACCGATTGAGCTGCATCTATTAATACACGAACATTTTTAGCATGAGCAATATCAATAATCTCTTTAATAGGATTAATTGTACCCAATGAATTGGAAATATGATTAAGGGCAACAATTTTTGTTCGATCGGTAATCAAATCCTCAAGCATTTCTACCTGCAACTCGCCATTATCGTTAAAGGGAAGAACCTTAAGCACTGCCTTTTTTCTCTTACAAACCAGTTGCCAAGGAACAATGTTTGAGTGGTGTTCCATTTCCGATACGATCACTTCATCACCTTCGCTGATATATCTATCGGCAAAAGAATTGGCAACCAAATTTACCGATTCGGTAGTTCCTCTGGTAAAAATGATTTCGTGCAGATGTTTGGCATTAATAAACTGCTGAACAATTTTTCTTGCATTCTCATTTCCATCGGTAGATTTATTACTTAAATAATGAACTCCACGATGAATATTTGAATTGTACTTGTAATAATACTTTACCATTTCATCAATTACCTGTCGAGGTTTTTGAGTAGTAGCTGCATTATCGAAGTACACAAGGTTTTTTCCATGTACCTTTTCCTGAAGTATAGGAAAATCTTTACGTATTTTTTGAATGTCTATGCTCATTATTCCTATTTGTGGTAGAGACGTAGCACGACTACGCCTTTACAATATCATCTACAAGCTAGTGATTGCAAGCTATCGCACAAGTATTACATTTCGACATTTCGCCACGCAATCTTTTATCAACTAATTCGTCGATTCTTTCTTTTAACGGCTCAATTCTTATTTTCTCGATAATTTCATGAGCAAAAGCAAACATCAACATCTGACGAGCTTCTTTTTCATCTATTCCTCTTGCACGCAAATAGAATAGAGCATCATCATCCATTTGCCCTACCGTAGCACCATGACTACACTTCACATCATCGGCATCGATTACCAACTGAGGCTTTGTATTGATAACAGCATCATCGGAAAGCAACAAATTGTTGTTCGACTGATAGGCCTGGGTTTTCTGAGCATCTTTTCTCACAAAAATACGCCCCGCAAATGCTGCCGAAGCATTGTCATCCATTACACCTTTAAAATGCTCGTTACTTAAGCAGTTTGGTTTTGCATGATCAATAACTGTATGATTATCTACATGCTGTTCTCTATCCATTAAATACATTCCGAAAGTATTGTTTTCACAATATTCATCGTCCATTAGCACATGATGATTGTTACGAATTGTTCCTCCGTACAATGATATTGTATTGGTAAGTACATTCGAATTTGCTTCCTGACGTACAAATGTTGAGTTTAAGATAGATGAGTTAAGATGTTGGTTTTGCAATGTATACAAATCGAAAATTGCATTTTTAGCAACATTTATCTCGGTAACCGAATTGGTTAGATATTTATGTTTTGTTAAGGTATGATCGCAAACAATAATTTTTGCCTGTGCATTTTCCTCTACCACAATAAGATTTCTCTGAGCCCCCATTAAGTCACGATCGGAACGCAAAAGGTTCACCACCTGAATAGGTTTCTCTATTACTACCCCTTTAGGCACATACATAAAAAATCCATCCTTAGCCAAAGCTGTATTTAGGGCTACCAAGCCATCTTCACTGGTTTTGGCATATTTCCCATAATGAGCATTAAAAATTTCGGGATATTTTCTTGATGCTTCCTGAAGACTGCAAACAATTACACCTTCGGGAATTTCGAGTTTCTTATTTTCTTCGTAAAACCAACCATTTGTTAATAATACCATATTGGTATCCAATTCGGGCACATCGCACTGAAAAATCTTATTTAAATTGACATCTACTTTCTGATATCTAAGATTTACATTGTATGGATGATCAAAAACCGGAATCAAATCGGTGTATTTATAATGCTCGTTGGCACGAGTAGGTACGCCTAATTTTTCAAAATCGTGGAAAGCACTTTTACGAGCTTCATTCATTACATCTGACGAACCTTCTTGTAAAAGCTTATTTCCTTGATTGTATAAATCAGCGAAATCCTTATTTATTGTATTAATATCGGCCATTTTAATTTAGATATTAGATTGAAGATATGAGATGTGAGATTAAAAATCCCTCTTCATAATCTCTATACTGTCAACTATTTTCCGTTCTCTTCTTTAATCCAGTCGTATCCTTTTTCTTCAAGTTCAAGAGCTAATTCTTTACCTGCAGTTTTAACAATACGTCCGTTGTACAAGACATGCACAACATCTGGTACAATATAATCCAACAAACGCTGATAGTGAGTAATTACAATTGTTGCATTTTCGGCATTTTTTAACTTATTAACTCCTTTAGCAACAATTCGTAATGCATCGATATCTAAACCAGAGTCGGTCTCATCTAAAACCGCTAGCTTAGGCTCTAACATAGCCATTTGGAAAATCTCATTTTTCTTTTTCTCTCCACCCGAAAAGCCTTCGTTTACCGAACGATTCATTAGTTTTGAGTCTATTTCGACCAATGCTTTTTTATCGCGCATTAATTTTAAAAAATCAGCAGCTTTTAATGGCTCTAACCCTTTATATTTGCGATGTTCATTCACTGCTGTTTTCATGAAGTTAACGGTAGAAACTCCTGGTATTTCGATAGGATACTGAAATCCAAGAAAGATTCCTTCTTTGGCACGATCTTCGGGTGCCATATCCAACAAGTCGTTTCCCTCGAAAGTAACTTCACCTTCGGTTACATTAAATAAATCTCTACCTGCTAAAACCGAAGCAAGAGTACTTTTTCCGGCACCGTTAGGCCCCATAATTGCATGAACTTCTCCTGGTTTAATCTCCAGATTAATTCCTTTAAGAATATCTTTTCCTTCTATGGAAACGTGTAAATTTTTTATGCTTAACATTGTATATTTAGCTTTTGGCCTCAGTTACCAACAGTTTTCGCGATAACTACAGACTATTTACATTTAATTTTCAAGATATGAGAAATATGACATTAAATCTGAGACTCCTCAATTATCTATATTTTAACTAGCGACAGCTAATTCTTTTAGCTATTATCCTACTGATCCTTCCAAACTAATTTGAAGCAATTTTTGAGCTTCCACGGCAAACTCCATCGGCATTTTATTAATCACCTCTTTTGCGTATCCGTTTACAATTAATCCAATTGCATCTTCGGTATTAATACCTCGTTGGTTACAGTAAAAAATTTGGTCTTCGCCAATTTTTGAAGTTGTAGCCTCGTGTTCTACCTTAGCGTTTTTATTACCAATTTCTAAATATGGGAAAGTATGAGCTCCACACTTATCGCCTAAAAGCAGTGAATCACATTGTGAAAAGTTACGAGCACCTTCGCAGCTCTTGGCTACTTTTACCAATCCGCGATATGAATTACTACTCTTACCTGCCGAAATACCTTTCGAAATAATGGTACTCTTGGTATTGTTACCAATATGTATCATTTTGGTTCCTGTGTCGGCCTGTTGAAAATGATTAGTTACTGCAACCGAATAGAATTCGCTCGATGAACCATCACCTTTCAGTATGGTTGAAGGATATTTCCAGGTTACTGCCGATCCGGTTTCAACCTGTGCCCACATCAACTTAGAGTTTACACCTTCGCAGATACCACGTTTGGTAACAAAATTGTAAATTCCTCCTTTACCATTCTTATCGCCAGGATACCAATTTTGGACAGTAGAATACTTCACCTCTGCATTATCTTTTACGATAATTTCAACAATGGCAGCATGTAGCTGATTCTCGTCGCGCATAGGTGCAGTACAACCTTCCAGGTAACTTACGTAAGATTCATCTTCACAAACAATGAGAGTACGCTCGAACTGACCTGTATTTTCGGCATTGATACGAAAGTAAGTTGACAATTCCATTGGGCAACGAACACCTTTAGGAATGTACACAAAGGAACCATCGGAGAATACTGCTGAGTTAAGAGCTGCAAAAAAGTTATCACGATAGGAAACCACCGAACCCATATATTCCTGAATTAAATCGGGATGATCCTGTATGGCCTCACTAAACGAGCAGAAAATAATTCCTTTATCAGCCAAAGCCTCTTTAAAGGTTGTTTTTACTGATGATGAATCCATTACCACATCAACAGCTACTCCTGCCAAAAGTTTTTGTTCATCTAAAGGAATTCCCAGCTTATCGAAGGTAGCACGAATTTCTGGATCAACATCATCCATACTATCAAGCAGTGGTTTTTGTTTTGGTACAGAATAGTATATGATATCCTGATAATTGATTTCAGGAATCTTTAAATATGCCCACTCTGGCATTTGCATTGTTGTCCAATGGCGATAAGCTTTAAGCCTAAATTCCAGCATAAATTCCGGCTCATTTTTAATTGCCGATATTTTTCTGATAATATCCTCACTTAGACCTTTACCAATGTCCTCATTTTCGATATCGGTTACAAAGCCATATTTGTATTCGCTTCCAGTAACCTCATCTAATATTTTATCTTGTTCTTCTTTTGCCATGTCGTTTAATTATCAAGTAGAAAGTTTCATCTTACCTCATAGGAAAATTGAATCTTTCAAAAGAATCCAACATTAAATTTGAAAAGGTAAAAGCTAACCCCGTATGTTGTGTTCTAAAATTTTTACAAAAAATACCATAACAAACATGAATTAAACCCTTACAAAATTTCATGCAAATATAACAAAGTATTTAGATATATTGTTGAAATAGATATAATAAAATACTTCTAAGTCCTTATTAACACAAATTCGGTTTCGCCGATCTTTTTTAAAGTTCAGAAAACTTATGCTTTTTGAATTAAAAGTAAACTATTTATTAGACTTTAAACATTACACGAGAATGGATAGTAAATATTCGTAACAAACTTTTATTTTCTTAAAAAGCTCGGGATTTATTTAAATACAAAAAGTGCAATTCAAAATTGCATTCAATACAAAAAAAACAGAACATATAGTTTGTAGATATAAGAAATATCATAAATAACATTTTGGAACTATCACACTTACTACTCATTCATTTAACAAACCGCTATCAACCCACAACTATTCATAATACCATTAATCATTGATTAATATTATTTAACAACAACAAATCTTATACTGATCATTTTTTTACTAATTTAGGGTTACCTTTTTCGTTTTTTCGGAATTAAGGGGTAGAAACACATTTTACAAAGCAGTAATTATGAGCTACACTAAAACACTAAAAAGAGAAAAATATTTAAAAGAATTAATAGAAAAACAATGTACCGGAACACCAAAAGAACTGGCAGTTAAGATGGAAGTATCGGAGAGTACTGTTTATAGAATACTAAAAGCACTTAAAGAGTTGGGAGAACCGATCGACTATTCCGAAAGCAAAAATACGTACTATTATAAGTAATAAAAACAGTACAATTTTTTCATTTAATTTCTAAAAACTGACGCCCAACTTTTCGCCTTATTTAGAATACCCTACTTAACAAAAGTAAACAAACTTAATAAAACTACTGTAAATACAGTATTTACAGTAGAAATACCCCCCCCCGTTAAATAGACTTAATAAGAATAAGCTCACTCTCATATAATGCGAGTGAGCTTTTATAACTTGGTAGTGAGTTTAATGAAGTGTACACGAAAAACTCAAAGCCCAAGATCTCGTTCGAGGAGATTAGGGCAAAATTAAAGTTATTTTTTAGTATAAACAT
This genomic interval from uncultured Marinifilum sp. contains the following:
- the sufB gene encoding Fe-S cluster assembly protein SufB, which gives rise to MAKEEQDKILDEVTGSEYKYGFVTDIENEDIGKGLSEDIIRKISAIKNEPEFMLEFRLKAYRHWTTMQMPEWAYLKIPEINYQDIIYYSVPKQKPLLDSMDDVDPEIRATFDKLGIPLDEQKLLAGVAVDVVMDSSSVKTTFKEALADKGIIFCSFSEAIQDHPDLIQEYMGSVVSYRDNFFAALNSAVFSDGSFVYIPKGVRCPMELSTYFRINAENTGQFERTLIVCEDESYVSYLEGCTAPMRDENQLHAAIVEIIVKDNAEVKYSTVQNWYPGDKNGKGGIYNFVTKRGICEGVNSKLMWAQVETGSAVTWKYPSTILKGDGSSSEFYSVAVTNHFQQADTGTKMIHIGNNTKSTIISKGISAGKSSNSYRGLVKVAKSCEGARNFSQCDSLLLGDKCGAHTFPYLEIGNKNAKVEHEATTSKIGEDQIFYCNQRGINTEDAIGLIVNGYAKEVINKMPMEFAVEAQKLLQISLEGSVG
- a CDS encoding cysteine desulfurase, translating into MGIMSIDIQKIRKDFPILQEKVHGKNLVYFDNAATTQKPRQVIDEMVKYYYKYNSNIHRGVHYLSNKSTDGNENARKIVQQFINAKHLHEIIFTRGTTESVNLVANSFADRYISEGDEVIVSEMEHHSNIVPWQLVCKRKKAVLKVLPFNDNGELQVEMLEDLITDRTKIVALNHISNSLGTINPIKEIIDIAHAKNVRVLIDAAQSVQHKKIDVQELDADFLVFSGHKLYGPTGIGVLYGKEELLNEMPPWQGGGEMIKEVRFEETTYNELPFKFEAGTPNYIDAIGLGAAIEYVENIGIENIDAYEQDLLNYATKKLLSIDGLKIYGTAGNKTSVISFLVEGIHFYDMGMLLDQMGIAVRTGTHCTEPVMQHFGIDGTVRASFSFYNTIEEIDALYNGILKVCKMFVH
- a CDS encoding helix-turn-helix domain-containing protein: MSYTKTLKREKYLKELIEKQCTGTPKELAVKMEVSESTVYRILKALKELGEPIDYSESKNTYYYK
- the sufC gene encoding Fe-S cluster assembly ATPase SufC, translating into MLSIKNLHVSIEGKDILKGINLEIKPGEVHAIMGPNGAGKSTLASVLAGRDLFNVTEGEVTFEGNDLLDMAPEDRAKEGIFLGFQYPIEIPGVSTVNFMKTAVNEHRKYKGLEPLKAADFLKLMRDKKALVEIDSKLMNRSVNEGFSGGEKKKNEIFQMAMLEPKLAVLDETDSGLDIDALRIVAKGVNKLKNAENATIVITHYQRLLDYIVPDVVHVLYNGRIVKTAGKELALELEEKGYDWIKEENGK
- a CDS encoding GSCFA domain-containing protein, whose protein sequence is MDQFRTQIEIPKSDFKISYHSKILMLGSCFVENIGSILNKNKFNISVNPFGIVYNPFSVANCIKFLIENKIFTEENLNFANNLYFSYYHHGSFSNNKLEDCLENINSKRQSASLDLAGADILCITFGTSWVYELIDSGLVVSNCHKQLASSFHRYRLNVDEIVKLYKELILSLSLFNPHLKIIFTISPIRHWKDGANGNQLSKATLLLAVEQLVQLFDHVSYFPSYEIVMDELRDYRFYDEDMIHLNSTAVNYIWSRFINTFLDDETLVQMKKIKKIISAAGHRPFNPHSESHQKFLANTYRKMEDLENQIPNLSFDLERRTIQKNLL
- the sufD gene encoding Fe-S cluster assembly protein SufD, with the protein product MADINTINKDFADLYNQGNKLLQEGSSDVMNEARKSAFHDFEKLGVPTRANEHYKYTDLIPVFDHPYNVNLRYQKVDVNLNKIFQCDVPELDTNMVLLTNGWFYEENKKLEIPEGVIVCSLQEASRKYPEIFNAHYGKYAKTSEDGLVALNTALAKDGFFMYVPKGVVIEKPIQVVNLLRSDRDLMGAQRNLIVVEENAQAKIIVCDHTLTKHKYLTNSVTEINVAKNAIFDLYTLQNQHLNSSILNSTFVRQEANSNVLTNTISLYGGTIRNNHHVLMDDEYCENNTFGMYLMDREQHVDNHTVIDHAKPNCLSNEHFKGVMDDNASAAFAGRIFVRKDAQKTQAYQSNNNLLLSDDAVINTKPQLVIDADDVKCSHGATVGQMDDDALFYLRARGIDEKEARQMLMFAFAHEIIEKIRIEPLKERIDELVDKRLRGEMSKCNTCAIACNH
- a CDS encoding alpha/beta hydrolase, which gives rise to MIYNKFHINSFDNTNLFVQSWSPEKEVKAILILVHGIGEHSSRYHNWAEQFVNSGFAVFAYDQRGHGLSSGKRGVISFYDDFMKDIDYVLSEASNKFPEIPQFLYGHSMGGGEVLNHLLKNNSNYIGVISTSPWIISQASPPKIIIPFIRFFNYLLPKLCIETKFDSNLLSHDKEISKRYDKDELVHYKISFRLFVSAYDAGYQVLNCKQKINKPLLLLHGTDDQITEPKASELFANNNKENCKFKMWKGGFHELHNETFSIEVFHYICKWMNKVLNSHA
- a CDS encoding SufE family protein, with the protein product MTINEIQEEIIEEFSGFDDWMDKYAYLIELGTELSGLDKEHQTDNNLIKGCQSKVWFNARLDNGIVKLEADSDAIIVKGIAALLIRVFNNQSPEDIMNADLKFIDEIGLKQHLSPTRSNGLVSMVKQIKMYGIAFNHVNK
- the queG gene encoding tRNA epoxyqueuosine(34) reductase QueG, which encodes MNLTLKAKSNLIKSKALELGLDLCGIVKADFLSGEKENFLSWLKKGYHGEMGYMANNIEKRLDPRLLVENTKSIIVVALNYYPKQQQEDPQAPVIAKYAYGKDYHFVLKDRLNKLLEYINNEIGEVSGRAFVDSAPVLEHALAKKAGLGWIGKNSLLINRKIGSFLFLGELFVDMDLEYENPEYQDFCGGCNRCIRSCPTGAITEPHVVNGSKCISYYTIELKGDIPEELKGKFKNRVFGCDICQDVCPWNRMAKTHNVPEFEPNPELLSLTHQEWNELDGHKFSEIFKKSAVKRTKYKGIKRNLDFLNS
- a CDS encoding iron-sulfur cluster assembly protein yields the protein MGKKETEAIIVEVLKTIYDPEIPVNIYDLGLIYEIDVYEEDEVKILMTLTAPNCPMADQILEEVNEKTKALPMIEDVTVVLTFDPPWDKDMMTEEAKLELGFL